Proteins found in one Planococcus citri chromosome 2, ihPlaCitr1.1, whole genome shotgun sequence genomic segment:
- the LOC135836479 gene encoding immunoglobulin superfamily containing leucine-rich repeat protein-like gives MFVGLSLLMLLMRYVASIPEDWTDCPSVCQCKWISGKKTALCREAGFTMVPNTLNADMQVLDITGNSIRNLPKDVFRGVGLIHLQRIFLKSAGVYEIHKDAFKELKILVEVDLSDNFISVLHQDTFSGNERLRALYMNGNPISELKSSQLPNLPHLKSLEFQHCQIKCVHRDAFLHLPALESLHLNDNKLNRLSETVFLPVPKLKTLVLDGNPWKCDCELRNFRNWLLQSKLYSHPLVCASPTISKGKQWEDVDPIEFACPPNVTSNESSIQAAPGGNVTLKCNVYGDPEPNVSWAFNSYALDNDTLIQDSFFYIEEKYSTNKKSEKLSIVILYNISDMNAGEYTCKGVNLRGESAVNISLILPKEAKATTMKKDENWFMSTVFIIGTAVSILFMLMITILCHIRRQTSKKRRRRSKLKGSVNFSDQDKKLLDVSITTTDRQTGSCEGFGSQPDMEMMEQSVQSIPLELRDQPVHITIESHATDPSISVFPPPPEFSTSILPHGTFGNIFISVSVGQEPPTNMDSTRYPDLIDVARKGIGGGKMNVGTGPDPISYFATLPRRGLQHRLKESDVLVSRAVGPQYDNMGPRITADGSSTISLPETISTEEIPTPPPPPSCSPLTVDYISL, from the coding sequence ATGTTTGTTGGCCTTTCGTTACTCATGCTACTGATGCGGTACGTGGCTTCCATACCCGAAGACTGGACCGATTGCCCGAGTGTTTGTCAGTGTAAGTGGATATCCGGCAAGAAGACTGCTTTATGCCGAGAGGCAGGTTTCACAATGGTACCGAACACGTTGAACGCCGACATGCAAGTACTCGACATCACCGGTAACTCGATACGTAACTTACCCAAAGATGTATTCCGCGGCGTTGGCCTCATACACCTTCAACGTATATTTCTGAAAAGCGCCGGCGTCTATGAAATCCACAAAGACGCTTTCAAAGAGCTGAAAATCCTAGTCGAGGTCGACCTGTCCGATAATTTCATATCCGTTCTGCATCAAGACACGTTTAGCGGAAACGAACGATTACGAGCGTTGTACATGAACGGTAATCCAATTAGCGAGCTTAAGAGTTCGCAGCTTCCCAATTTACCGCATTTGAAATCGTTGGAATTCCAACATTGTCAAATTAAATGCGTACACAGAGACGCTTTTTTACATCTACCGGCCTTGGAGTCGTTACATTTGAACGATAATAAACTAAATCGATTATCGGAAACGGTATTTTTACCGGTGCCCAAGCTGAAGACCCTAGTGCTCGATGGTAACCCTTGGAAATGCGATTGCGAATTGAGAAATTTCCGTAATTGGCTTCTACAGTCTAAATTATACTCTCATCCGCTGGTCTGCGCCAGTCCGACCATTTCAAAGGGTAAACAATGGGAAGACGTCGATCCGATCGAATTCGCTTGCCCTCCTAATGTCACATCGAACGAAAGCTCCATCCAGGCAGCTCCAGGAGGTAACGTTACGCTAAAATGCAACGTGTACGGTGATCCTGAACCGAACGTTTCTTGGGCATTTAATAGTTACGCTTTGGATAACGATACGTTGATCCAAGACAGCTTCTTCTATATCGAAGAAAAATATAGCACGAAtaagaaaagcgaaaaattatcTATCGTTATTCTATACAATATTAGCGATATGAACGCTGGCGAATACACGTGCAAGGGGGTGAACCTTCGGGGCGAATCTGCGGTAAATATTAGTCTAATACTACCCAAAGAAGCTAAAGCTACGACGATGAAAAAGGACGAGAATTGGTTCATGTCTACGGTTTTCATCATAGGTACGGCTGTATCCATCTTGTTCATGCTGATGATTACCATCTTATGCCATATAAGAAGACAAACGTCCAAAAAACGTCGACGAAGAAGCAAACTAAAAGGCAGCGTTAACTTCAGTGATCAAGATAAAAAGCTCCTCGATGTGAGCATAACAACGACAGACAGGCAGACCGGAAGCTGCGAAGGATTCGGTTCTCAACCGGATATGGAAATGATGGAGCAATCCGTGCAAAGCATACCGTTAGAATTACGCGATCAACCGGTCCATATAACCATCGAGAGTCACGCTACAGATCCATCAATATCTGTGTTTCCTCCTCCGCCTGAATTTTCAACTAGTATATTACCCCATGGAActtttggtaatattttcatCTCAGTTTCGGTCGGCCAAGAGCCTCCGACCAATATGGACTCGACCAGGTACCCAGATCTGATCGATGTAGCTAGAAAAGGTATTGGTGGGGGTAAGATGAACGTTGGTACGGGCCCGGATCCGATCTCGTATTTCGCCACTTTACCAAGACGAGGTCTGCAGCATCGTCTCAAAGAATCCGATGTACTGGTGAGTCGAGCTGTTGGACCACAGTATGATAATATGGGACCTAGAATAACGGCCGATGGCAGCTCGACTATCTCGTTACCGGAAACCATTTCCACCGAGGAGATACCGACACCGCCGCCACCCCCATCATGTTCACCGTTGACTGTTGATTATATATcgttgtaa